The genomic segment GAGTTCCTCCTGATGGTGGCCCTCCAGGAGAAGGAGCACACCCCAAAACTGCTGGGCTTCTGCGGGGACCTCTATGTGACTGAGCCACTGGGCCACACCTCCCTCTACAAGGTGGAGGTGCCGCCCTACCTGCAGGCTCTGGTGCCGGGGGCTCTGGTATCAGGGCTGAACCACTGGCTGGCCCCGGcctggccccgacgggcgcgcaTCACTATCGGCCTGTTGGAATTTGTGGAGGAGGTCTTCCACGGGCCCTACGGCAGCTTCCTGATCTGCGACGCCAGCCCGCGTCACGTGGGCTACAACGCTAAGTACGACTGCAAGATAGCCGACTTGCGCGCcgtggcctctgaggcggcggtGCGGGCCCACCTGAAGGGACGGCGCTGCGAGACCAACGCCGACTGCACGTACGGCCGCGACTGCACGGCCACCTGCGACCGGCTGGCTAAGCGTTGCAACGCCGAAGTGGTCCAGCCCAACCTGGCCAAGGTATGCGCCCTGCTCCAGGATTTCCTGCTTTACGGGGCGCCGCCTGAACTGCAGGGGGACCTGGAGCGTCAGCTGCACACCTGTGTCACCCTCACCGGGCTGGCGAGTCAGATGGAGGTGCACCATTCGCTGGTACTCAACAACCTTAAGACCCTGCTGTGGAAGAAAATCTCCAACACGCAGTACTCCTGAACAACAATGCGCCCTCTGTTTGTTTGCAATTTGGGATCGTAGTAAACCAAGACTTGATACTTGTATCATCATTTAAGACTAAAGTAACCTGTAAATAGTGTCCAAAGGGAAAGTattgcaaaacaaaatggacaaaTGCAACTCGCCCACTACCAGTTTTGTATTGTGGAACCTCTAAAACGTTCCGAACTGTTCGTGTGTCAAAGCACGTCTTGTAAATGAGAAACATCTCCCAGCATAACAGCACACAGAATTGACAATACTGAAGATATGATAAGCTTGTCGCAATTTACAGTTTAGCTGAACATAAAGCTTTTTCAGTTGTATGAATGGCTACACAGTTAACACATTTGATTGTTTTAACCCGAACTCACTTATGAGACAATGAATGGACAAAAAATgagcttttatttgttttacattGTCATATTAACAGTTTTGTATACTAAattataatattaaaataataataaaatactaataatattaaaatgacATGTTGTCTATTCAGATAAATGTTTTATAATATAACAAAAGTATTACCTTTGGAGATGATGATGCTCAAGCTCCTTTGCTCCGGATGAAAAAGCGGACATTGAATATTTAGAGGTTCCActgcaaaatgaaaaatacattGAAGAGTGAGCAGAGTTGGTGACAATCAGCTGTGATTAAAAACTTGACTtgatacttttcagtgtttatttttaagtcCTCTGAGGGCCAACAAAGAAACGTTATCCATTTCAATGTCGctgcattcattttttaaaaagtgaaaagatcaaaatatgCTGGAAATTGATTTTGGGATCTGCCCACACTGACAGTATTTCTTTAACGAGACATTGTTGATACAGATATTTTTGCAGTTTACTTAGCAGTGTTACTTCTGTATTGATTTGATGATGTTGCAATTACCTTTGTCTTTTTCCTGGTATCAATTTGAGCATTCCACACGGAGTGCAATACAGGCAAAGCTGATATATTTGCTGTATTGATATTCTGTAAAGGTTCTCCCAACACAACCACATGGAGTTGATGTAGGAGATTTCAAAATTATCATTGAATGCTTTATGAGAAAATAAGCTGACGTCGTAGCATCTGTGAAGATATAAGACAAAGTGtggcaaaaaaaatgacatataAAAGTGTGTATGAATGTGTGGCTCGGTTCCAAACCCAAAGTCCAATGAAGGATGACGTCGAGCAATCGTGAGTCACTTTTTTTATGCTTTTTgccccataaaatgcacaaacaaAGGCATCGGAGCCCAAGTTGCGTCTCAATGGGCAGAGTAATAATATAAATTGCTGTGTACTTACTGTCTTCTCTGCTGGGCCCACAACACTGTCAacacaagaaaacaaaatgtttgtctttttgtttgtatttaaaaattGTTTGATTTCACATATTATGTTTTACTTTTATCAAGGGTAAAAAGTAATTTACAATGTTGCTGTCATTAAAGGTCAATTAAATATATTATTACTTTTGATTATAGTACCCTCTCATTACTAATTAAAATGagtcagagtttttttttatatttaaaaaggtCATTCGATGTTAATATGAATAACTATCCCTAGCTAATTAAATCTGTACTGTTTTTAGAATTGGTAATCAAATTTCAAGGTGCTGCTTTATTgtgaatatttttatatttttcatcatAACTGGGGTGCATAAGCTTCCCTTTGTTGTATTACCGACTTGTATTCATTAAATAGGATTTGAATTTTAGTTATAATCCTTACGACAACTACTTGCGTTCGACTCGAACGACCTGacaaaatagttaaactgtattTAACTATTGGACTGTATTTCTTTACAGTTACATACTTTTAAGTCAAATAATCACATATTGgcacaaaaagaaaacactcCAAAAAATTAGTTTATATTTTAACTGGATAATAATGCTACTTTAGCACTAGCCTCATTAGCTCGAGAGATCAAAGGAAACACTACAAACTTGTATCAAAACATGTACAGTATAAGCACAAATGTAAGATAAACATTTCTGGATACTTATAGAGAAGTTTTTAAGAGAAAAGCGTGCGTGAAAACGtgatatttgatatattttgagGACTTCATGGCGACGTCTACCCACCTGTTGCTCGGCTTCCCTTGATGAGCTGTGATTGACAAGGGGAACGTGTGAAAAAACCCGCCTGCAGCTACGGCAACTCGGAGTGACCAAAGTTTCCGTAGTTTGCTTTTCAACTAAGGCAGGATTTCACTGCGTAATACACAGTACAGTTACGTATTTTTTATAAAAACAATGCTTATTTGTTATTGTAAGGCCTGAGccattaataatttattttcgtTTGACGTGCTGCTTCAAAGTGGTGCCATTTCTCTGCCTCCCTCTAGTGGATCACAATCACCAATGTCTATAAAAATAAtcggattttttaaaattaaattaaaaagacTAAATTCATTActcattaaataaatttaaaaaagtttAAACAGCCCTCCAGGGATCTATGAATAATCcaaaacagatttaaaaaaaaacaaggcatggataatgaatttatttttaataatcaACACCATACATACAGTGAAAATAAAATGAGTGATGATTAGGGTCTTTTGTTTAATCCAAGATAAACAGGAGGGGGTCACGGGCCAGGTGAGTTGGGCACTGTCAGTCCATGGAGCAACTCCATCTGCTTCCTCTTGTCCTTTCCTCGCCGGATCGCCATCTTGAAGAGGCGGCAGTAAAGCTCCATGGCGACGGGCGTGTCGTCGTTTCCGGGTACCGGGTAAGTGACAAGGCAGGGGTTGCAGTTGGAGTCCACCACACCTACCGTGGGGATGTTCATCTTGGCAGCATCACGCAGGCCCACGTGCGAGCGGAACACGCTGCTAAGTGTGCTCAGGAAGATGAGGAGGTCGGGCAAGCGTACACCGGTCCCGTACTGCACGTGGGCGTTGGTGAGCAGACCGCCCTGCCAATAGCGCGTGTGGGCATATTCGCCGCACTCGCGTGCCGTGCTCTCCACCAGCTGGCCGAACTGGCGGCGGCGGTTGACGAAGAGGATCACGCCGCCGCGGTACGCCACGTGCGCCGTAAAGTTGAGGGCCAGGCGCAGGTGTTCCACCGTCTGGTCCAAGTCCAGAATGTCCTGCTCCAAGCGGCAGCCATACAGGTAAGGGACCATGAGCCTGCGAGAATGCAATTCACCATATGTTGGTATGCATTATTTTTTAAGATGATAAAATATAACTTTTTGCAAATGATTGTGCAGAACCATTGACATGACTTCACCTGTGTCTGCATCCTTTTTTGTGGCCAAGGTGCACTCTGGCATCAAACAAGTCTTTGATTGTGAAAAGTTCCGAGACACGGAAAAAATCTGGTTTCTCTAGGGGAAGCTTCATAATATCGtctgcaataatattaaaaacaacTTTGTTTATATAGAGTACACAAACATTgagggttgtaaaaaaaatacaaaaacaatagATATATTAATATAATTCCACTTGCCAGTAATGTCAGTTTACACAAACCTTCACAGTACTACTAAATATATACAAATAGATATTATGTACTATATAAATATTACAACTCGTGATATTAGTCATCAAAGGCTTACCCGAGACTTGGTCGCTTTGAGGTTGTAATTTGATGGACGCTGCAGTGGAATAATTGCAATTATGATGACGTAAAAGCCTCCATAGCcctgaaataaaatatttttgcaaaTTAGGCATCGTAGTAATTGACAGCGTTATGACACAAGTGACGCTGTCTACCGAGCAATCCGACACACGGATTTACCATTATTTTTCGACCAACCAAGCAAATTTGCACGCACACAAAAGTTAAAAATAGTGATGCATGTTAAAagtttaaataaataccatacCTCTCGTTAATGTACAAGCAGCCATGCTTGATAGTAGCACGGAAGGTCAGCGCAGTGCGCATGCGTCCTTTTGCGTTCTTCTTCTTGTATGGCAACCTTTGATAGTTGGCTCACTGTTGCCTCCCGCAGGTTTTTGTCCAACATTGCAcctcgttgtttttttttttaaagcgttcTTAAATCGTTCTAACAATTCAATAAATAACTTAACCATtgtaaaactttttttaatCAACTTTTATGTCATAGTGCCCAGGGAACCATATTCACCCAAAAGCAGAATATTAACTGTCTATCAATACAAATGGATTCTTAgattaattgaaaataaagtATTACTTTTGTTCTATCTGGATATTAGCCCCCAAACATATcagaaaaatgtgtaatattctAATAATACAATAACGTGCAATAAGGTATACATTAGTCTGAAAAATGTCAAGACACAAGCATTGACCACATCATATAACAGTAACAAATGTAAACAAGAGACACCTCAAACAATTGAAAGGCAACACACAACAACGTTAACGGAGGGAAGAGAAAACTTTTGTCCCCCACTAGTCAACAAATGTGCAACAGTGACATTCATCTAGAAATGAAACCAACCATTTCTTCAACATGTTTAACAGGTACAACACGTTCCGCTTTCTCGTCCATCTACCTATAAAAAGATGACATGATTTGGACCAATGAAAaacacacatacgcatacacaCATGACCTACCTGTGCACCGGAATAAACTGTAACCTTCTTTTGACGTTCGGCATCTTGCATGTCTGCAAATAGGTGAGGAGGTTTCAAGATAGACTTTATCAGGTACAAagaaatttgctttttttttttagatttgtgGTGGAGCTTTTGTTGCAATGTCACAACAGAAGGATAAAAAAAGGATACCTCGTTCTTGAATCTATTGCGGAACATGATACTGCGTTCTTCCGAGCAAAGCGCGATGCACGGCCGAATGACGATGCCGGGGTCCAGGGTGTACGACAAGGACCTGCATGGGCGAGTCACAGCACGTCAAAGCGACCCGTCCCTTCCCACCCCAGAACAGAAAACCAATTTGTTGCTGAGATTGCGCTTTCTTTATTACACAGATAAAAGACACAGCATTAAAACTGAACACAAAGGATACTGAAAATTGGAGAAAAAGAGTTCATACAAAATATTTACAAGACTGGCAATGCACAGCATGTTCAGTATTTCTCtttttaataaacaaaaataaatagccttgtttttgttttttgctgggGACAAAAGTCAGAAAGACGAAAAATGACAGTGGAGAGGACTGCAATGAGTCCTTTGAAGAACAGAGTGCTGAAAAAGGCGAATTGAAATCATGCCACGGACAAAGTGGCTTAAGAAGCAAAACGTGGATGCAAGAGTTCGCGAATCTTGGCTGGCTGGCGGCTACAAAGAAGCACAAGTTTTTGCAAAATGCAATGCGCACAACTGACAGTTTGTGAAGCACGTTTTGGGAGAGTCAAAGAGGGCCaaagtttgttaaaaaaaaacatcagataTGTCAAGAAATCGGTCGTCCGTATGGAAACGAGTCGACAGTTGATTAATCGTGTCTTGAAGTGACAAAGAAAATGTCTGACAAGAAAACGTGGGCATGTTGGTAGAACGTGAATGCATGCGGTTAGCATGAAAAAAAGGAGAAACTCAAAAGTAGCAGAAATCCCAAGAAATTGCCAATTGCGTGGAACTGATGTCGATTAATCGTGTCTTGGagtgacaaacaaaaaaaaaaagctgacatgAACAATTTTGCAGTTTTAAAAGCAAAGGTTGTGAAGAGTCAAATATGTCATAAAAATCGTGTGGAATCCACATAAAGCCAACtgtcaaaccaaaaaaaaaaaagacaagaaagaCGGGTACGTCCTAGCACGTGAATAATTTTGCGGTTGTCTAAAATAAACAATTGTTGGTCGTAAATACCGAAAGTCGGGTATATTGAAAGGTTACAAATCTGCGGTTAATGCTGCTACAAAGGCACCGTTGATTTAATGTCAAGTCTCcccgagcttttttttttcccactcgagTCGATATGTATTCCCTTGCCTTTCAAACATCGGTCGACTGCTACAAAAGTCTTGGGTCAAAACTTAGCAGTGTTGTCACTGAGTGGTGTCTGGTCttgtgacaaaatggccgccacttgAACTGGATCAAAATgtctgtgtgtgggggggttaaTATTAAGAAAATTTGGGCAGCCTTTTAATTGACAATTGGTGTTCTTTGACCGTGTGACTAACAGAGCTAATGGTGACCCAAGACTTTTGTCCTAAACTCAGCGTAAACAagacaatgttgcacatttattttttttcccccaagaaACTGGTGAAATGTATTCAAAAGCATCTCGTCAAGCGGTCGCAATAACATGattatatttcaaaataaattcgatCCATTTGGAGATTCTCTGgcgccatttatttatttattttttgcatgaCCAAAATGTGGCCGTATTGCTTTTGGTAATCTCATGGCACAAAACACACACCGTTGTTGTCATCGGCaaacttcccccagagtcctgggTGGTAAAACTTAAATAATGCAAATCAAGAACACAGATGACGACGCCGTGTGGGACTAAAAAAGATACTTACAAAGTGCTCTGCTTCTTCTCTGGAGTCTCACCTTCTGACTCATCTATAAACTTCTCATcagctccctctagtggaagGGCTCTGCTCTGGTCTGCCCTGGCCTCTCCCTCATCGCTCTGCCTGCTCTGCACCTGGACGTGGTTGGTCCGACCCGACTCCAGCTCGACAAACACGCTCTTGTCGCGCGGCACGTGCACCGTACTGGCCGCGCCCGGACGTTGCCCGGCCGAACCGTCGGCGGCGAAGGGCTTTGAGGCGCCGCTCGTCACGGGGGCCCTCGGGGTTCTGTCTGTGGACCACGAACGTTTGGCCGAGGACCAGAGAGAGGCCGGCGTGGGGGGCTTGAGTTCGCTGGGCTTCCCTAAAGACGCCGGTGACGGACTGGCTCTCGTTGCGGACGTGCTAATGTGAAATGACGTTCGGTTGAAATTTTTGGGGTCGACGATGGGGAGTCCGAAGCTCTGGCGCCACTTGATGGACTGATCCAGAGCCGAGACCTTTTCGGTTTGTCCGTCGTCGACCCTCGCGGGTGTCACTGGCTTTTGCTCAGCTCGGCCCGACCACGGCGAAGTTCTGGGGTTGCAGGACCACTGCGGGGTGACCGCAAGGACCGCCGGGCTGTCTGGAGCGGAGGGCGCGGCTTTGTCTTGAGGCGGAGCCGACGTATTGACGCTTTGTGTCGGAATTTCAGCCAGCTGATCATCCTGTTCGAGGTCACGTGGCAGCGGGGCGCAATCCGCGGTGCCGTTCCTGGGCGCCTCCGCGTCGTCGTTTGTTCTTTCTGAGACCTTCTCGGCCTTCTCTGCGAGGAACTTTCGAATTTCCTGCTCGATGCTGTCGTCGCTATCTACCGAGCTGCTATCTTCTTTTATctgcagagcagtcgtgggcgGATGACCTCGGACGTCATTCTCGCCGCGGCTCGTCTGTCGCTTAATGATTGGCGACGCATTTGGCAAAGCGGTCCTCTTTGGTGAATCACTTTTCCTTTTGTGGCCCTTTTTCAAAACGGTAAGCTTGGCTAAATGATCCACTTTTGCCTTTTTGGCGGCGGCTCGCGATTGTTCGGCTTTTTCCGTCGGGCGTTTTCTGGAATCGCGCTCTGACCTGCTCATCTTCTTGGACTTCTTCTTGGTCTTGAGAAGGGCTTTGATGGCCGTATCGAGATCCTCGTCGCTGTCGAGCGAGCTGCTCTTGTCTCCGCTTTTCTCCGTCGATCTCTCCAAGGCCTCCGGTGGGCTTTGTGCCTTCAGAGGATTGGTCGATGAACCTATGGAGGACGCGCTGGAGCTTTTGTCGTCTTTGGATTTGCGCCTCTTTGTTAAGGACAACCTCTGGGATTTCTTTTGTGTGACTTCTTGCGTCGTCGACGGTTCTTCGGGTGGACGTTGGAGCATTTGCGCCTTCTGCTCGAGAAACTTCATAATCTCTTGCTCGATCCCATCTTCGCTGTCGACCGAGCTTCCGTCGCTTTCCTGCTTCGGAGTTGTGGATAGTGGCGCGGGGATGGCGAGGGCGCAGCCACTTGGGCCCATGTCCAGATGGGACGCGAAGGCTTCCGGCATGACCGTTTTGGAGATGTCCAGTATCGCTTCGGCGCACATCAGCTCGGCCGTGGTATTGGCTTTGGGAAGGACCGGAACCGGCCGCTCCGTAAAGTTTTCGGTTCTCAACAGATGAAAACCGTTACCTTCACTTCTCTGGCTGACATTGAGCGAGTCATCCAAGAGAATCGGAAACGGCGGCTGCACCCAATTTGCTGTCTTCTCCGCTGGTTTATTTTTCCTTTTGAGTTTGCCAAGGCCTGCGCTTCCGGAGGCATTGGGCGCTAGCTTGTCTTGAGATTTGGGGACGTTCTTATCGCGGAGTTGTTCGAGTTGATAGCTGCGAATGGCCTCCTCGATGCCGTCGTCGCTGGAGGAGTCGGATTCTTCCACGGAGGCGAGCGGTTTGAAAGCGTCCCCCCTGGTCTGCTGCTCAGTCCTCTCCAGCTGATACCTCTGGATGGCCTCCTCGATGCCGTCGTCGCTGGAGTCGTCGGAAGCGTCTTCCACTTTGATGTTCCGTACCACACTGTTTGACTTGTTGGTCATCTGATCTCGTATCATGATGCGAGCCAACTCGGAGTTCCCGACGGCGGCCTCGTGAAGCGAGGCCTTGTGTTTAATGTACTTCTTAACGGGCGCTGTTGCCTGTGTGGCTTGGATGACACTTTTGGAAAGGTGGCTTCTCATTAAGGAAAAGGCCTGGCCTTCCGACTTCATTTCAGGAACGGTTTGCCTGGACGATGGGACAAAAGGTTCGGCCTTGCGTTTGTGGCCATCCTTTTCCTTCAGGTATTCAAGGATGGCCTCCTCGATTCCTTTGTCCACGGAGTCGTCGCTATCGCTGCTCTGGTCACCGTCCTTGAACGTTACATCGGTTgaacagttttttgttttggcaaCCACGAGGGAGTCCACCGCCGCCTTACAGGCCTGGGGAGGCCCGTCCTGCCCCTGAAGCACATTGCCCTCCACCTGGTCGCTCATATCGAGTGAGGACTGACTGCTCCTCAGGCTCTCAATGATCATCTGGACCTTGTTTGCGATAGGAGAACCCCCGGTGGACAACTCCGTGTCCGAGTCATTGAAGCAGACGGGAATGCTAAAGCCTACGGGGCGTCCGCATGCTCTCCACTCGGTGTGAGGCGCCGCGACAGTGGGCACGTTCATTAAGTACATTCTACTCGAGTGAGGGGAGATTGTGGACCATTGGGAGTGCAGCTTCCTCCTTCTGGTGTCACATTGTTCAATCTGAGGAGAAAACAAAGACAAGAAGCAATTGAGCCAAAATGTGGACATGTACAGAGGGTCTTCAGTTTACCACAGAGTCCTGTATCGTCCTTTATCTCTTTATATATATTGCGAAACATAGATATTATAAAACTGTGCATTGTTGACAATATCATATTGCAAATAACACTGAGGAATTGACATTACATAATCTAATTTGAGCAGTGTCGGGCAAAATAACATGTTGCCAtcttattaaatatattttttagctATGGAAAGGCGTTTGCTAATTTTTTTGCTCATGTAAATCCTGGTTTAACTATCGTTAATCGCTATTGTTTAGTAAGAATGTTCTGGAATTTCAGGGACGTAAAATACGGATGCACCTGTCACCACCAGTATTTAACTTTTTTAATTGAAATTCAACAAAGTAGTCAAACATAGcttaaagcagagctaaatgttcCTCCATTACATGCCCCCAGACGACATGCAGTGGATGCTAATATGGAAGTCGGCGAGTTTCATCCACCCAGCAGCCGGCCGGGGGCGGCCGATGTTGCAGCACCGCGACCGGGGCATGCAAAGCACATTCAAGTCGTCAGAAAGACAAACACCACAAGATTCAAACTTTCACTCCTTCTTCGGTGACAAATGAATGGCAAAAAAGGCAAAACTGGCAGAGAGAGGGCCCGAGTTTGAAGCATTTTCATGACCGGCTTCTACCCCGCAGAGCGGCCGGAAACCAACTGCACCAAGCGGCTATGACTCGCCCGAGGAGCCCAACGAGTTGACGTGGAAAAGCGTGTGAAAAACGAGAAGAAATCTCCCCGTTTTTACACAAAACGTGAAAGAAAGTTAAACAGGCGACGTATGAACGGCGTCTTATGGCGCTGCATGTCCACCACCCCGGATGTTTTGCCACGGAGCAACCCTCGAGCACCTCGTCATACTCTAGCGGCGTCGAGGGCTCGACTGCTCGGCGAGGGGCAGCTACGAGACGCCGCGCAGCTACCATGTTTCTCGGCGCGGACTGCGGTTGTCAACCAGTGACAAAAAGCCTAGTCAATGTCGTTAAAACACATGTTATTCGACTTTACGGTGGGGTACGCGAATCCGGCGCCGAAGGTGGTGATGGTGGGGGAAGGACGACGGCGAGTCGAAAGGCGGGAGCGGGGCCTCCCGGCTGCCGCAGCCCCGGCATTTTCTCCGGCTGAGAAAGCCTTTGTACTGACA from the Syngnathus scovelli strain Florida chromosome 13, RoL_Ssco_1.2, whole genome shotgun sequence genome contains:
- the mrps2 gene encoding small ribosomal subunit protein uS2m, yielding MAACTLTRGLWRLLRHHNCNYSTAASIKLQPQSDQVSDDIMKLPLEKPDFFRVSELFTIKDLFDARVHLGHKKGCRHRLMVPYLYGCRLEQDILDLDQTVEHLRLALNFTAHVAYRGGVILFVNRRRQFGQLVESTARECGEYAHTRYWQGGLLTNAHVQYGTGVRLPDLLIFLSTLSSVFRSHVGLRDAAKMNIPTVGVVDSNCNPCLVTYPVPGNDDTPVAMELYCRLFKMAIRRGKDKRKQMELLHGLTVPNSPGP
- the dipk1b gene encoding divergent protein kinase domain 1B, with product MARALRRLIHLLLFCPLSKGLQVKYLLLVWLGVLVASWVLYMQYASYSELCRGHVCQAVICDHYSRGVISGSSCKALCEQKTLTLGHCMSTSSKHQVYAGHWKERPVVIKCGIEESDGGPDSATRPKKSLFDKPTRGTSMDEFKEMLHLFLKENFGEQPSLSALVDRIISLADINQDGKLSLAEAKSIWALLRVNEFLLMVALQEKEHTPKLLGFCGDLYVTEPLGHTSLYKVEVPPYLQALVPGALVSGLNHWLAPAWPRRARITIGLLEFVEEVFHGPYGSFLICDASPRHVGYNAKYDCKIADLRAVASEAAVRAHLKGRRCETNADCTYGRDCTATCDRLAKRCNAEVVQPNLAKVCALLQDFLLYGAPPELQGDLERQLHTCVTLTGLASQMEVHHSLVLNNLKTLLWKKISNTQYS
- the ppp1r26 gene encoding protein phosphatase 1 regulatory subunit 26 translates to MYLMNVPTVAAPHTEWRACGRPVGFSIPVCFNDSDTELSTGGSPIANKVQMIIESLRSSQSSLDMSDQVEGNVLQGQDGPPQACKAAVDSLVVAKTKNCSTDVTFKDGDQSSDSDDSVDKGIEEAILEYLKEKDGHKRKAEPFVPSSRQTVPEMKSEGQAFSLMRSHLSKSVIQATQATAPVKKYIKHKASLHEAAVGNSELARIMIRDQMTNKSNSVVRNIKVEDASDDSSDDGIEEAIQRYQLERTEQQTRGDAFKPLASVEESDSSSDDGIEEAIRSYQLEQLRDKNVPKSQDKLAPNASGSAGLGKLKRKNKPAEKTANWVQPPFPILLDDSLNVSQRSEGNGFHLLRTENFTERPVPVLPKANTTAELMCAEAILDISKTVMPEAFASHLDMGPSGCALAIPAPLSTTPKQESDGSSVDSEDGIEQEIMKFLEQKAQMLQRPPEEPSTTQEVTQKKSQRLSLTKRRKSKDDKSSSASSIGSSTNPLKAQSPPEALERSTEKSGDKSSSLDSDEDLDTAIKALLKTKKKSKKMSRSERDSRKRPTEKAEQSRAAAKKAKVDHLAKLTVLKKGHKRKSDSPKRTALPNASPIIKRQTSRGENDVRGHPPTTALQIKEDSSSVDSDDSIEQEIRKFLAEKAEKVSERTNDDAEAPRNGTADCAPLPRDLEQDDQLAEIPTQSVNTSAPPQDKAAPSAPDSPAVLAVTPQWSCNPRTSPWSGRAEQKPVTPARVDDGQTEKVSALDQSIKWRQSFGLPIVDPKNFNRTSFHISTSATRASPSPASLGKPSELKPPTPASLWSSAKRSWSTDRTPRAPVTSGASKPFAADGSAGQRPGAASTVHVPRDKSVFVELESGRTNHVQVQSRQSDEGEARADQSRALPLEGADEKFIDESEGETPEKKQSTLSLSYTLDPGIVIRPCIALCSEERSIMFRNRFKNETCKMPNVKRRLQFIPVHR